The following proteins are co-located in the Pontiella desulfatans genome:
- a CDS encoding dihydrodipicolinate synthase family protein, translating to MSDELKGLIVPVLTPFDDSGAIDEDAFVRHLGFLEQHDVKRIMVNGTTAEFHSLLPEERKRLLVLARKHFPGLIVLHAGGLGLEQNRIEVQWANELGADAVVVLPPIYPAGLPEEGLVEYFKALEAGAEVPFILYNFPKHAGNAITPEVLKAVPHFAIKDSAQNFELMEHTPRYFVGSSTNIYEPIQQGAAGFVAATANVRPELYAAMEMLVVAAKVEEAAVMQQEIKAYSAPFSAGGVAALKQALARKLDGYPTQVRIPLKG from the coding sequence ATGAGCGATGAATTAAAGGGTTTGATTGTGCCGGTGCTGACGCCGTTCGATGATTCGGGGGCGATTGACGAGGATGCCTTTGTCCGGCATCTGGGGTTTTTGGAACAGCACGATGTGAAACGGATCATGGTGAACGGGACGACGGCGGAGTTCCATTCGCTGTTGCCTGAAGAACGGAAACGGTTGCTGGTGCTGGCGCGGAAGCACTTCCCCGGGCTGATCGTGCTCCATGCCGGGGGACTGGGGCTGGAACAAAACCGGATCGAGGTGCAATGGGCGAACGAGCTCGGGGCGGATGCCGTGGTGGTGCTCCCGCCGATCTATCCGGCGGGATTGCCCGAGGAAGGTCTCGTTGAATATTTCAAGGCGCTGGAGGCCGGGGCCGAGGTTCCGTTCATCCTCTATAACTTCCCGAAGCATGCGGGCAACGCCATCACTCCGGAAGTCCTGAAGGCGGTTCCGCACTTCGCCATCAAGGATTCCGCGCAGAATTTTGAACTGATGGAGCACACGCCGCGCTATTTTGTTGGCTCCAGCACCAACATCTACGAGCCGATCCAGCAGGGCGCGGCGGGTTTCGTGGCCGCAACGGCGAACGTCCGGCCGGAACTCTATGCCGCCATGGAAATGCTGGTGGTTGCCGCCAAGGTGGAGGAGGCCGCCGTGATGCAGCAGGAGATCAAGGCCTACAGTGCGCCGTTCAGCGCAGGCGGCGTGGCCGCGCTCAAGCAGGCGCTGGCAAGAAAGCTGGATGGGTATCCAACCCAAGTGCGCATCCCGCTTAAGGGCTGA
- a CDS encoding transporter substrate-binding domain-containing protein: MKRIAFLFSIAALLAGCQTTSTVEPDPSILRVGVSPRSQPMIFKQNGQIMGIEADFAQKLGQALNRKVVFVEVPWDQQIDDLEQNKTDIIMSNMTITGARSIRVNFSTPYLQSGLSAMFRRNNFDPSGLVGSTIRNQSRRIGYVKNTTGEFFCRQRFTRGELVGYDTSVKAVEGLINQETDMFVGGAPMVWWQSAVNERLLVSFQEVFNVEPIAWAVGRHNMALLDDVNAQLAKWEKDGTSRKIIQNWIPNFGM, translated from the coding sequence ATGAAGCGTATTGCATTTCTCTTTTCCATCGCCGCCTTGCTGGCCGGTTGCCAAACCACGAGCACCGTCGAGCCCGATCCATCCATCCTGCGCGTCGGCGTCTCGCCCCGCTCGCAACCGATGATCTTCAAGCAGAACGGGCAGATCATGGGGATCGAAGCCGATTTTGCCCAAAAGCTGGGGCAGGCCCTGAACCGCAAGGTCGTGTTCGTCGAGGTTCCCTGGGACCAGCAGATCGATGATCTGGAACAAAACAAAACCGACATCATCATGTCGAACATGACGATTACCGGCGCCCGCAGCATACGCGTTAACTTCAGCACCCCCTATTTGCAGTCCGGCCTCAGCGCCATGTTCCGCCGCAACAACTTTGATCCCTCCGGCCTGGTTGGCAGCACCATCCGCAACCAGAGCCGGCGTATCGGCTACGTCAAGAACACCACCGGCGAATTCTTCTGCCGGCAACGCTTCACCCGCGGCGAACTGGTCGGCTACGACACCTCGGTGAAGGCCGTGGAGGGGCTGATCAACCAGGAAACCGACATGTTCGTGGGCGGGGCCCCCATGGTCTGGTGGCAATCCGCAGTCAACGAGCGCCTGCTCGTCTCATTCCAGGAAGTGTTCAACGTCGAACCGATCGCCTGGGCGGTTGGCCGCCACAACATGGCGTTGCTGGACGATGTCAATGCCCAGCTGGCCAAATGGGAAAAAGACGGCACCAGCCGGAAGATCATCCAAAACTGGATCCCGAACTTCGGGATGTAG
- a CDS encoding four helix bundle protein, producing MREVYELDVYRLAEELSDMVWDDFDHWSEKAQRTVGYQVIRSADSIAANLAEGYGRYSSKDKANFYRYSRGSFEETKCWLRKASRRNLIAKENVNAYKAIIDELGPKLNAFIRSTLK from the coding sequence ATGCGCGAAGTTTACGAACTGGATGTTTATCGACTCGCCGAGGAACTTTCCGACATGGTTTGGGATGATTTCGACCACTGGAGCGAGAAAGCCCAACGCACTGTCGGATACCAAGTCATACGTTCCGCTGATAGCATCGCGGCCAATCTCGCGGAAGGCTATGGCCGCTACTCATCCAAGGACAAAGCCAACTTTTATCGGTATTCCCGAGGATCGTTCGAGGAAACCAAATGTTGGTTGCGCAAAGCATCCCGCCGAAATCTCATTGCCAAGGAAAACGTGAACGCGTACAAGGCCATCATCGATGAACTCGGCCCGAAGCTAAATGCATTCATCAGGAGCACGTTGAAATGA